Below is a window of Leishmania panamensis strain MHOM/PA/94/PSC-1 chromosome 30 sequence DNA.
ACAGCCGCCGCGCGGCCACCGCGCCAGTCCTTCATTGACACGCCATCCACCGtcttctgcgccgccgtgtAGGAATGGATAGTGGTCATCAGGCCAGTCTCAATACCAAAACCCTCCTTTGTCAGCACGTGCACGATGGGGGCCAAGCAGTTAGTCGTGCACGACGCATTCGACACCACATGATGCGACGTCGGCGAGTACTCGTGCTGGTTCACGCCCATCACGATCGTCTTGACACCACCGGACGCCGGCGCGCTGATCACGACCTTCTTCGCGCCGCCCTTGAGATGGCCCTCAGCCTTCAACTTTTCTGTGAACAGGCCGGTCGACTCAATCACATAGTCGACGCCGAGCTTGCCCCACGGCAGGTCCGCGGGGTTGCGCTGCGCCTTCACGCACTTGATGTGGTAGCCATTCACCACAAGCACGTCCGGCGTCTTCACGGATGGGCTGCTCTTCACAGACTCAACCGTATACTTTGGGCGGCCGTGCACCGTATCGTGCTTCATCTGGTACGCGAAGTAGTCGGCATTCGTGCTCATGTCAACCACGGCGACGACTTCGATCTCTTTACCAATAAGGTCCTGGTCGCAGATCGCCTGGAACACCATGCGACCAATGCGACCGAAGCCGTTGATACCGACCTTGATGGGAGCCATTGTATCGTGGTAGCTGTttgggagaagggggtggatATGTTAGTGTGGTTGCGTTGAGAGAGATGACTTGTGTGAGATACTGGCATAAGCGGCGTCGTGGTgggaagaaggtgaagaaaggggggaatgGTAGTAGAATCGGGGTGGTCAATGAACGGGTGTGCGCCTCATATGAGGCGACAAGAGAAAGCGACTGCTCATATGGCTTGCAAGTACGGAATGCTCAGGTGTTTGcactccttttttttcttctggcATGGCGGTGCGGTGCGGGGGCAATAAACTCGTGACTCTGATGAAAGTAACATTGTGGGAGTTTCCATGGGCTTCGCAAATCCCGACTTGTCTTAGTTGCAAGCGCCTCGATGCCTCTGCCAGTTGTGATTGATAGGATGCACCctgtgcgggggggggggaatgtgCGGTTGATGGCACTTCTTGTCCTCGGCTTAGGAGTAAGCGTgaggtatgtgtgtgtgtgtgtgtatgctcGATGTTTGTCGGGATGACAAAGAAATTAAATTGTGAACACGTCGTTGCATGGTGCCGGCAGACTTCCCCGCACGGACCCTCAACCTCACCAATGCACAGTCGCACACGTAGCGACAGTGAAGCCCAATGTTTGCTGGCATGCGCCCGCCAAAATGAAACGAGAAGACGTAACGCACAAAAGCTTCGCCGGTtaaaacgaaagaaaaaaaaacaagaaatCGTTCCCTGAAGTACATCGGTTACGATAAAGCTTAGGCAGTCTGAATGCACAAGCTTGGCGAACCTgaagaagcgaaggagggaggtgtTGAGGCACCCCTATCGTTGGTTCTCCGCAAGATACGTCCATGCGCTCCAAAACGCTGAAGACCCGCGTTTCAACGTGGCGTGCTTGAAGCTAATCTCTTGCGGATAGAAGGCGTCGCGCATCCATGACTGCATCACTGTGTGAGTGTAGCTTCCACGGCACAACTGATACGCCGCGTTTTCAAGCACCATGGCACGTGCCACGTAGAGCGGATTAACTGTCCCAAACTCCTCCATGACAGCGAGGGTGTTGGGTCCCAGCTCTGCCACAGGATGGATAATGCCAGCGGCGAGGTCGTACCCGGAACTGGGACCACTTGTGGCGGTCTGGCTGTTGCCGATGCGCACTCCAGGGAATACTGTGCTGCATTTTTCATAGTCGCGGCCGTCCTTCACGATCATCGTATCCACCCCGGTGGGACCGAGCCCTGTATGCACATCGATGTAGATTGCTTCAGTCGCACCGGTGGCGGCCGCGTGCTTCTTGAGCACCTTGCGCAACACTGAGATACTTTTCTGTTCCTTTTCGCCACCGTAGTTGATGCCGACAGGATCGTGGTACTGCCCGGTAACAAAGGCTCGCTTCACCTTGATAAATCTGTGGCGCATCAGCGTCTTGGCAGCAGTGTAGAGGAACACGTAGCGGTCAATGAAGCGGGGTGGCGCGCTTGGCACGAATAGCGTTCGGAAGTCTTCATAGCCTGTCGCATTCGCGACCCGCGTCTTCACCGCAGCCCACTCCTCAGTGGAAAGATAGTTGCGATTGAGATCGACGTTCTCCTCGTTAAAACGGCGAAAGTGGGCCATGCCGTGCGGATTCACCGCATGCACAAAGAGGACGGATGGGCCGGAGAGAGAAGTCTTGTTCCACGCCTGCAGTAGCTTCACTTGGATAGCGCTGCCAGTGTAGCCCTCAACGCCGTGGGTGCCGCTGGTGTGCACCAGGAGCTTGGCCTTTCGCTTACCGGGGAAAAAGGCGGTGTCCATGTAGTACTCCACGTTTCCCCTCTTCGTGATGAGGTGATGCTCGATCTCCGCGTGGGCAGTCTTAGCGGCGGCGAGGAACCGCTCGCGCGCCAGTTGATAGGAGGAGGAATAGTAAACCTCTGGGCATTGTGTCGCATTCGCGTAGTCGCCTGAGCACCGCATCGTCTCCTGAAGGGGCACCAGGTCGATAAACAACAGCCCCGTGAGGATCACCAGTAGCGTGGAAAAAACATAATCGCATGGCACAGCCATGGTTGTagcatgtgcgtgtgggcgtgggtgtgtgtcttggTGTACAGcgagtagagagagaagaggggggtggtACGTTGAGGAAAAGCGAGGTGTCCGCAGGTGGTCTCTATGAGGCCGATGTTCGACTTCGAAGCAAagctgtgggtgtgttggGGGGTATAGATAGAATGATTTGCGCGACAAGATGAAACGCGCAAACACGGTggccacgcacgcgcacacaccaacgAGTGCATAGCGAGTAGCAGACCAAAggcacccccccctcaaCCAGCCATCAGCCCCAAAGGCGGTCACGCAACAACAAACGCGCATAATAAAGACGGGGTAGAGAGCGAAAATCCGGAAGTGAAGAGGGATCGGATAAGAAGGCAAATGCACGAGATGCAGCCACGGCGTAATCAGTGGCAGGtgaatggggggggggggggggggacgagaggagaagaggacagAGAGGCATGAGGCGCAGGTCCTGCACACTTTGTTCACTCCCAttcctcgctctttctctctcgtttttttttgtctcaCCCgttcccttccctccccccccttaccCGCCCCTCCGTTCGCAAATgacaaaggaggaggaggagagatgcAGACCCCTCTGATACCGCCACCACTGTGCACAGGAAGTGATGATCGCTTATTGGCCGCTCTAGTTTGCTTCAGAGGTCGCTCGTCAGggtttcttttcttgtttgtTCCCGCTTATCTATCCGTGGTGCTGGATGTGGGCatcgcacaccaccaccatcgcgccTCCGTCCCGCACGACGCTTTGCCACAGAAAATCGCACTCAGAGGGAAACAGAGTCACGAAGCAGTACGTccaataaaaaaaaaaaaacaaagaaaaccctctctccttcaaaCAAGCCTTCCTGACCTCCCCACCACACCAGCCGCTGGGGACCTTGACGACGTTCATGggccttttcttcttcctgcgCGAGCGCCTGCGCCGGACAGAATGCATGGGAGTCCACTCGCTCACAGGTAGGGGATGTCATGATGAAAGCGAAGCGTCACGACCCCTGCTCGCACACTTAGGTGCTTGGTGGCACGCAGCAGTTCTGCCTGCGTTACCTCCACAATGTGCATCAGCTGTACCTCCAGGACATGAAGGCGGTCCTTGGCGAGGGCCTCATCGGTGTTCATGGCCAGGAAGCGCTGAAGCACTGTCGCGATGGCGGTGAAGAGCGGCTccggcagcaccagtgcTAGGGCAGTAAGGTGCTCTTGAATGATGGAGAAGAAAGTGTGGCGTGCGTGGGTCGGACACTCCTGTAGATCGCGGAGCGCACACCGCACGTAGTGCAGATGAAGCAACACGCGCACTTCAGGGTAAAGGTCGCTTAAGCGGTCGGCGGTATTGCCGCCGTGGACCGATGGAGCCACAGACtccgatgacgacgacgacgacagcgtcgTAGGAAGCATCAGTACCGCATCCAATACAACCTCGGCGGAACGGGCTATAGTGCTCTGGGCCGCGCTCAGGGCAAtgaaagagagcaagagacGATCGTTCGGTCTAAAGTCCTCGACAGCGCTGGAGGACGAGTGAAGCGGCATCGCGCCGGCAttcggaggaggagagaggctcGTCATCTGATGTGCTACGTCCTGGCGTCAGAagcaggaaaaggaaagaatCGCAGGGAAGAAAATGAAAGTgggcgagaggaagagtaCATGCAAAAAAGGATCCCGCACATGTGCAATTCCTTGACTAGGCTTGACAAGGGGCATTTGGCGTGACACCGGCAGGTCCGCATCGCCTCCGTAtccccgcccccaccccggCGACTGCCACCAGCGCACATCAGAGGGCGTCATGTCATTCTCACACACCCAAACCTGCGCTCATACGTGGAAGTTCGAgcgtttttttctcgctttctGCACTCTGACGAGCAACGTGTTCCTCGGTCGCTGGGCACACGAAGttgcgaaggagagagcgggcTCAAAAACCGCCTGCTGGTTTCCCCATtattgctgctgttgtgtatgtatgtatgtatgtgtgtgtgtggtatCTACTCTAGTTTACTTCAACTCCTCTGCTTCCATCATCTCTTTTAGGTGCACGCTAGAGTGTGCCGAGGTCTTGCAAGAGGCACCACGCCGGATGCTCAGCCTGAAACGAGTGGAGGGCTTCACCATGCAGCCCGCACGCCATCAGATCCAATCTGAGAGCCTGTTTGAGGTCCCCGACAGCCTGTGGCActtggtgcagctgcagccgtgATGTGCCGCGACTGTAGTACGCGTTCGCTGTGGATGGTGCTTCTGGAGCTCGGCGAATTGCCCGCGTGAAGTCATCGATGGCGGCGTTGTACTTGCCACACATTTCAAAGCTGATGCCACGGTTGTACAACGCATGGGCATCGACCGGGTCGGTGGCAAGAACCTCGCTGTAGTCTCGGATCGCATATTCAAAGAGGTTCAAGCGTGCAAAGCAGTAGGCGCGGCTGTTGAGCACCTTTGTCCTCACGTCTGGCTGCTCGTGCAGCGCCTTCGTGTAGTCTTCGATAGCCGCCTCATACCGACCCAGCTTTCGAAGGGCATAGGCACGGCTGCTGTATGTTGTGTGACCATGGGGAGCCATCttgatggcggcgctgtagTCCGCAATCGCCAACTCCAGCTCACCCATGTTGCGGTAGGTGTGTCCACGATTGTGCAGCCAGGTAGGATTGCGCTTGTCGAGCCGGATCGCCTCGGTGAAATCCGCCACGGCCCTGtcgtactgctgcagctgatcgTACACGAGGCCACGAGCGTTGAGCGAGAAGGCCAACTTGGGATCGCGCTTCAGAGCACGGTTAAAGTCCTCGACGGCCGCCCTCAACTTTCCCAGcttcgccagcgctgcaccgcggTTGTGGTACACATTCGAGTTGTCGCTGTCGATCTTCAGCGCAGCTGTGTAGTCTGCCACCGCCTCATCGTAGTAGCCAAGCTTAGCGAAGCAATAGGCCCTGTTGTAGTGCGACTTGAAGTGGTTCGGGTCCAAAAAAATGGCGGCGGTGTagtcggcgatggcggctgCGTAGGCCCCTTCTTTTCGCTGCATAAACCCTCGGTTATGGAAGAAGTCGGGGTGGTGGTCGTCGAGCTCAATGGCGCGGGTGAAGGCCTGCACCGCGCAGGCGTGACGGCCCGTGTGATCGTAGCTAATGCCGAGGTTGTAGTACGTAAAGGGGTTCCGAGGGTCAAGCTCCAAGGCGGCAGTGTAGTCATCGATGGCACGCGCGTAGTTCTTGAGCTTATCCTCGCAGAAGGCTCGGTTGAAGAGCGCCTTAAAGTGCGTCGGCGAAATCTCCAGCGCCTTCGTGTACATGGCGACGGCTGCCTCGAGCTCGCCGctctggcggtgctgcaacCCGCGTTGGTAAAAGTAATGCTCATCGAGAAGAGGCGGTCCAGCTGTCGCGGTGGAGGCAGCCGTGTGGCTGGCCTCACGCTgcgggtgccgctgccaagTCTCCGCTCCCACCTCGTCGTCGGGCAGCCGCTCATCGTACTCAGTACTGTTGGAGCTCAAGATGCACGTCGGGTCCATCGCGGTGAGTGTGTCCTGCCCGCTTTCAGAGTCCTCGCAGTGGGGGCCGTAGGAAGCGCCGATCTCGTGCTTTCGAGCGGTGTTCACCACCTTGACTGCTTTGTCCACGTTCATGACGCTATCGTCCGGCGATGATTCGGTGCTGGAAGAGTCGCCTTCCAAGTAGTAGTGCTTGTGGTGTGAGTGACCCTGCGAGTAGCGGCGTCCGAGAGCCTCTGAGAGGGAAGTCAAACCggtggctgcagcaggcgtcGTGTACTTCAACAAGGACACCGTCGCCACAGCGCTATTGGAGGCCTCTTCCACGGACACACGCCGACCACTGCTCGCCGCGGAGCCGCGTGAGGAGACGGGCGAACGCGGGGTTGTCTGCTCCAGCGCGAGGAGCCCGTTAACGAGCTGCGCGCTTTCTGATCCCAGTGTCgacacctgctgcagcagcggcgagatGACAGGGGAGGGTGACCGAATGGCAAAGCTGCCAAGCGGGAGAGGAACAAGCCTAGGCCGCAACGACTCCGATCGCGTCTGACCTGGTTGTTGCTGTTccgagcagcgacgacacTCTCGGTACCGGTGAAgtttctcctttttccctcccACCTCATCCATCTGAAGGGCCGCTTCGTAATCAGCAATGGCGTTAACATAATCGTCGAGACGCGCGTGGCACGCGGCCCGTTCGTACTGGGCCCGCCGATGTTCCGGctcacgctgcagcacctccgtaAAATCACCTACGGCATCCTTTACTTGTGATAGGCGAGCGCGGCAGACACCGCGGTAGAAGAGAGCCTCTGTGAGGCTGTCAGCTGCCACATCTCCACTAGTGTCGGGTGGGGTGTAACCAGTTTTCTGAATCCAGCTTTCCAGGTCCGCGCAAGCAGACGCGTAGTTGTGTAGCTGAACATAGGCCTTGGCTCGCAGTAGTCGAGTGAGATGCGTCTCAGTCCCTCGCTGGATCTGATCAGTGTAGCGCGCGACGGCGCCCTCCGGTGACAGGCACGGGTTGTAGTGGGAGATGGTGAGgtgggaggtggtggcgccagcCAAGGACAACGTGCTCGCGCGCATCCCAATGCGGAGGTGATCACCGTCAAGagacaaaagaaaaggcggaCACACGCaaagacacacccacacccacacaagcgTGCTACCAATAGCACGGCTGAGGGCAGCACTTGACAGACCGcacacacccctcctcctcctcctcacaggCACAGTTTGCTTGAAAAAAGAATGCGCAAGACTGAGCAAGAGAGCCACCACAGGGAACACGATTGATATGGAAGTGCTCTACGGGTGATGACAGCGGTGAATTAAGCGAATGGGCTCTGGAGAGAAACAGGGGGaatagagaagagagcgctCACCGCTCGCTCGTCACACATAGGAGGCAGCTGAGAAAGCAAaggagtgaaagagagacagatgGTCGCACCGGTGATGGGGATCGCACACCACACAATGTGGCAACGCTTCACGTAGGCAGCAGAGAAAGTACGCTTACACACAAACGTAAAAGTAAACACAGGGGGTGCCAATGCTATTTCAGTCCTTCGTGAAGGATGCGGCTTTGATCAGGCGTACGAAGACAAGAtacctctcctctctctcctcttggcgcacgtgtgcgtgtatgcggtcaagggagggaggctgGATGAAGGCGCgcgggggaagagggggggtgttCTGACAATCAGGGGCCCACCTCTTTTCTGTCCCAACAAGCTGTAGAGGAACtcggggagaagagaggagagtgTGGCTGTGGGACCATGCGTACAGGTAAGACACACACTCTTTGGTGTTTTGCggcactgtgtgtgtgggtgggctTGCGGGTGATTgggcaaaaaagaaaaaagagacgcTGATTTATATATACACACAGCCATAGTGTACGTgtaggcgcgcgcgcgcacgcacacacacaggcgaacGCACCGTAGATGACGAAAGTGGGAGCAAAAGACACCACAGGGAAAGTAGTCGGATGGGGCGGACAGAAGCGAGTGCCTGCAGCGTAAAGCATacaaagagaagaaaccGGGGTGTAGGGAAGGTATCAGCAAGCCTGCAGAGCCCCACTTGTCCAGCGACCCAATCAGCCGCCTGCGTTGGCGCTCATTATGTGCAGAGGAAGGTGGCACAGAAAGAAGAAGTTGGCCAAGGTGCCTGTGGGGCACCACAAAGGAGCAAGGGGGTGCTAAGTTTCTCGTCGGTCACTTGCCCTATCGATGTCTCACTCACTTTGTGCATCAGTGCGCGGCTGCTCATCACAGCCGCCGTCTGTACAGACACAGAGCAGCACTTtgtgttgtttgtttgctcaACTTTGGTACCGccctccatcaccgccatcaccgaagaaaaaaaaaacagaagccCCTCTCCGAGCGAAGGTGGGTCGGCACCGTTGGATACCACAGCTCTTTGTCCCCCATTTCTCTCACCGCGCCGACGGGGTGGCGTTGGCGAGCTGCACCATGCGCGAGCTAGTCGCGTCCCGTCCCCCGATGTGATCAATCACCGATTTATCCGTAGTAATACCACTATCGTAACCAACTGAGaccacagcgctgccgcgcacAAAGAGAACTGCGGCGTAGCACTCACGGCTAGTCTCATGCACCCCGTCACGATTGCGGCGACGTTTGAGAAGACGCTGACGCTCCACATCTGTCAGGATGAGATTGCCGCAGTTGCTCAACGAAACGAGGCGGCCGCTCAAGACACTCGAGTCATCCAGTGTCACCCTCACGCGGTTACCGACGTACATGATGAGATTCTTTTTCTCAATGACCACCGCCGAACTTGACGAGGCAGCTGTCGTCATCATCTCTATGTTACTCgtgttctccttttcttgtttATGGGTGGGGAATcgactgcagcgccagaGTGAGGAAGGGATGAGGCTTTTTGTTTCTCGACGCGTCGCTTCACTCGACTGcaggcgcacagacacgaCACGCCAGTAGGGCGTGAGGGCAGCcgtagaggagggggaagaagagggcatATTGGGTCCATCGAAGAGTCCAAGTCGGCGATAGCGTAAAGAAGGGAAACGACGCATACGCCATACGCATCCGCTCGCCCGctctgtgcatgcgtgcctGTCGCCTCTATTTGGGGGTCCCATCGGtcggcacgcacgcacaagtAACAAATTGGCATGCACTGTGCATACGTGTGCCAAAGCGCACAAGCGAGGCACAGCTAAAGTGTACACGTGGTGGTTGTTTTcgtgtctgcggctgtcGTCGTACTTGGCGCTTGTGCGCACTCGTCAGCACACCAAGCAGGGCCGTGGAGGAGCGGAGacacagaaaagggaaatAGAGAAACAAGGAAGGCCAGCGATGAGAAGTGGGACTCTCCAGTAGAcaggcacatgcgcacatgAGCCGACGAACAGGAtaaagaaaaacagcagtAGCACAGATACCAGGCAAAAGGACGGCagctttcttcttttcagTTTTCTCATTCTGTGTGGTTGATGCTCTGCCCCTTGTTTCACCATCGCACATGCACAGGATGTGATGAAaccctcccacccacccaccccccaaaaaaaaagagagaaagaaagagcggaaATGTGCACAGGTGCATACATGCGTATACatatgggggagggggggaggtctATGAGCCTATGGGTCCATGTTTGGCTAggtggggggtgggagggggggagttgCAAGAAGCATGCCCCGCGGAGACACAGGCTGGGAAGTCCGGAAGAAAAACGCACGCAAGATGAAAGAAAGGGCACGCGCTGAACGAATCAGAGGGTGATGGAGCTAGGAAGAGCCAAAGGAGCAAgatgggaaggggaggtAGCGGTcggcagagaaaaggggtGGATGAGGAACAGACGTGGCACTGGGGTGGTGATATGCTTGTCTGAAAATGATAGAGCCCGCGCGAAGAGGGAATATATTTCAGGAAAAGCTTGTTTTGTTCAGTAAAGtcgaggagaggagaaggcagtgaggaagaggagcaaagTATAAGacaggtggtggagggcagAGTCCCACCCCGGCATACTACGTCACGCGCACAACACAGCAGGCAAAAGAGTCAGAGGGGACGAGAGTGTTGGGGAGGTGCATCTGCACATCGTCTCATCGATGCAAGAAGCGAGGGAAAGGCAAGACCCCCCGTTACATGAGCTGCCAGTGACCAGGAAAACATGGTGTCAtaagaggaagaaaggaacGCTGCTACCAGCGAACGGAAatcttcgcctcctccaagGGGGTTCGATTCTTTCGTCGTTACTTCCCTCCTGTaggtgtgggggtgggggagggggaggggggtgttTTGTCTGTGCCCGTGATTGGGTCAGTCTTTACTTACAGCTGCCGTGGcagggaggaaaaaaagggaggaggagaggcttCAGCGAGAGGCAAAGTAATGACCTCactcacatgcacacgcacattcACGAGCtcatcagctgcagcggagagCTCGTtgaccgccaccaccatcagcacaaacacacaggcagataacgaggaagagagtaAGCACTTTGGTCACACCTTGACCTTGTTGGAGATCGTCGCATCCGTCTTGCTGC
It encodes the following:
- a CDS encoding glyceraldehyde 3-phosphate dehydrogenase, glycosomal (TriTrypDB/GeneDB-style sysID: LpmP.30.2920), producing the protein MAPIKVGINGFGRIGRMVFQAICDQDLIGKEIEVVAVVDMSTNADYFAYQMKHDTVHGRPKYTVESVKSSPSVKTPDVLVVNGYHIKCVKAQRNPADLPWGKLGVDYVIESTGLFTEKLKAEGHLKGGAKKVVISAPASGGVKTIVMGVNQHEYSPTSHHVVSNASCTTNCLAPIVHVLTKEGFGIETGLMTTIHSYTAAQKTVDGVSMKDWRGGRAAAVNIIPSTTGAAKAVGMVIPSTKGKLTGMSFRVPTPDVSVVDLTFRSTRDTSIKEIDTAIKNASQRYMKGILGFTEDELVSTDFINDNRSSIYDSKATLQNNLPGEKRFFKIVSWYDNEWGYSHRVVDLLRYMASKDAANSKM
- a CDS encoding hypothetical protein (TriTrypDB/GeneDB-style sysID: LpmP.30.2930), whose translation is MAVPCDYVFSTLLVILTGLLFIDLVPLQETMRCSGDYANATQCPEVYYSSSYQLARERFLAAAKTAHAEIEHHLITKRGNVEYYMDTAFFPGKRKAKLLVHTSGTHGVEGYTGSAIQVKLLQAWNKTSLSGPSVLFVHAVNPHGMAHFRRFNEENVDLNRNYLSTEEWAAVKTRVANATGYEDFRTLFVPSAPPRFIDRYVFLYTAAKTLMRHRFIKVKRAFVTGQYHDPVGINYGGEKEQKSISVLRKVLKKHAAATGATEAIYIDVHTGLGPTGVDTMIVKDGRDYEKCSTVFPGVRIGNSQTATSGPSSGYDLAAGIIHPVAELGPNTLAVMEEFGTVNPLYVARAMVLENAAYQLCRGSYTHTVMQSWMRDAFYPQEISFKHATLKRGSSAFWSAWTYLAENQR
- a CDS encoding hypothetical protein (TriTrypDB/GeneDB-style sysID: LpmP.30.2940), with protein sequence MTSLSPPPNAGAMPLHSSSSAVEDFRPNDRLLLSFIALSAAQSTIARSAEVVLDAVLMLPTTLSSSSSSESVAPSVHGGNTADRLSDLYPEVRVLLHLHYVRCALRDLQECPTHARHTFFSIIQEHLTALALVLPEPLFTAIATVLQRFLAMNTDEALAKDRLHVLEVQLMHIVEVTQAELLRATKHLSVRAGVVTLRFHHDIPYL
- a CDS encoding hypothetical protein (TriTrypDB/GeneDB-style sysID: LpmP.30.2950), which encodes MRASTLSLAGATTSHLTISHYNPCLSPEGAVARYTDQIQRGTETHLTRLLRAKAYVQLHNYASACADLESWIQKTGYTPPDTSGDVAADSLTEALFYRGVCRARLSQVKDAVGDFTEVLQREPEHRRAQYERAACHARLDDYVNAIADYEAALQMDEVGGKKEKLHRYRECRRCSEQQQPGQTRSESLRPRLVPLPLGSFAIRSPSPVISPLLQQVSTLGSESAQLVNGLLALEQTTPRSPVSSRGSAASSGRRVSVEEASNSAVATVSLLKYTTPAAATGLTSLSEALGRRYSQGHSHHKHYYLEGDSSSTESSPDDSVMNVDKAVKVVNTARKHEIGASYGPHCEDSESGQDTLTAMDPTCILSSNSTEYDERLPDDEVGAETWQRHPQREASHTAASTATAGPPLLDEHYFYQRGLQHRQSGELEAAVAMYTKALEISPTHFKALFNRAFCEDKLKNYARAIDDYTAALELDPRNPFTYYNLGISYDHTGRHACAVQAFTRAIELDDHHPDFFHNRGFMQRKEGAYAAAIADYTAAIFLDPNHFKSHYNRAYCFAKLGYYDEAVADYTAALKIDSDNSNVYHNRGAALAKLGKLRAAVEDFNRALKRDPKLAFSLNARGLVYDQLQQYDRAVADFTEAIRLDKRNPTWLHNRGHTYRNMGELELAIADYSAAIKMAPHGHTTYSSRAYALRKLGRYEAAIEDYTKALHEQPDVRTKVLNSRAYCFARLNLFEYAIRDYSEVLATDPVDAHALYNRGISFEMCGKYNAAIDDFTRAIRRAPEAPSTANAYYSRGTSRLQLHQVPQAVGDLKQALRLDLMACGLHGEALHSFQAEHPAWCLLQDLGTL
- a CDS encoding Lsm5p, putative (TriTrypDB/GeneDB-style sysID: LpmP.30.2960); amino-acid sequence: MMTTAASSSSAVVIEKKNLIMYVGNRVRVTLDDSSVLSGRLVSLSNCGNLILTDVERQRLLKRRRNRDGVHETSRECYAAVLFVRGSAVVSVGYDSGITTDKSVIDHIGGRDATSSRMVQLANATPSAR